A segment of the Symmachiella macrocystis genome:
CGCGCTCGCGAAGGGGTACGTGTGGTCGAGGATTACGTCCGTTTCATCAGCGACGATGCGCATTTGTCTGCGCTGCTCAAAAGTTGGCGACACGATTTCGCGGCGGCAATTTCCGCAATCGCGCCGCACGACTTGGCTGCGGCGCGGGATACCCTGTCGGACGTGGGAACGACGATTTCCACAACCGCCGAAGCGCAGCGAGATTCCGCCGCGGAAGTCCTGCAGGCGAATTTGAAACGCGTGCAGGAAGCGGTGCGGACGTTGGAGGAGTATGGCAAGATCCTCGCTGCGGACTTGGGCGGCCAATTCGAACAACTCCGCTATCGGTTTTATACGCTAGAAAAATCGATCTTATCGACGCTTCACAATCAAGCACGGTTGGCTGGCCGCAATTTGTATTTGCTGGTCAGCGAAGCGCTATGTCATCACGGCAGTGGACCGGCGATTCGCGAGGCGCTTGCTGGGGGGGTGAGCATTGTGCAGCTACGCGAAAAGGAAATGCCCGATCGTCAATTGGTCGAATTCGGCCGTCGCGTCCGCCAATGGACGCGCGAAGCGGGAGCCCTCTATATCATGAACGACCGTCCCGATTTGGCCGTACTCACCGATGCCGATGGCGTGCATGTCGGCCAGGAGGAACTATCGCTCAAAGACGCCCGGCGGATTGTGGGGACGGAGAAACTCGTCGGCGTTTCGACGCACACCATCGAACAAGCGCGGCAAGCCGTGGTGGAGGGTGCCGATTACATCGGCGTCGGTCCCGTGTTTTCCAGCACGACGAAACAGTTCACGGATCTGGCGGGACTGGAATTCGTCCGCCAAGTTGCCGCGGAGATCACCCTGCCCTGGTACGCCATCGGCGGCATCACAGCGGATAACATCGCCCAAGTAGCAGAAGCCGGCGCCACGCGAGTCGCCGTCAGCAGCGCCGTCTGCTCCAAGGAAAACAGCCAAACGGCCGCCTCGCAGTTAATGACAGCATTATCGAACAATCGCTAGCATTCAATTGAAGTTAATCCTTGTCGGGCTGACTCAAAACGGATCTTTATGCGAGTTGGATTTGTGGTGAATGTTTGCGTGTTTCACAGATTCTTGCGAGACTCCTACCTGAAAAGAATCGGGAATGCCCCATCTGCTTATCTCCATCTGCTCCTTCACTCCAACCCGTTTTGAAAACGCCGAGCCGCATCTTGAAGAAGCATTTTTTCAATTCTTCCATCTGGATATAGAACAAACGTCATTCCGTTGTCGTCAACCAATTCAAAATACGCCAGAATTGTAGGACGTTTAGCATTACCCTGCTCGGTTTTTAGTACAGATAGGTCTGTTTTTACCGTTTGCGACAACCGACGAGCCTCGGATTCATGAAATAGGACGTCGCCGTATCGGCTGCTGACAACGTGAAGATTTGCAAGATCGTTAAATGCGACTGGAAATTCTTCTCGTTCTTTTTTGTAGGCAAGAATTGATTCGTATAAGAATTGCAAATCATATTCTCGGTAGTCGCCAATTACCTGCCCTTTTTTATGGCGAAGAGCTGGCTGGAGCAAAAGCACGAAAACCACCGTTGTCACTACGTAAATAGATCCTGACAAAAGCCTTTTTGTAGTTGTCGGCTTCATTTATTTATCTGGACCTGACTTGAGCATAGGCCAGTCGCCTCACGCCTACTTCGCCGGCGGTGGTGGTGGCGGAGGAGTCGCGGCGAATTGCGAGGCGAGTGCTGGGACTTGTCCGGCGGTGGTCCAGGCGGGCATGCCGGCAGACCAGACCATCGAATCGGCTGTGACTTGTCCAGCAGCAATGCCTTGGGACAGTTGCTGTGCCGTGAAGGGGCCTTGTGTTTCGCCACCCACCGCAATGTGCCAAGCGACGGCGCCGGGGGCAGGCGGGGGTGCGGGCATGCCTGATCCAGCTTGTCCCGCGCCGCGGAACATTTGATTGGCCATGGCGAATCCCATTCCCAGTCCCATGCCTTCGGACGCGCCGCCACCGGCCGGGTTTTCCGCGGCGGCGGTCATGGCTTTGCCCATCTGGAACTGTTGATAGCGGCTCATGTCGCCGATGACTCCCATGCTGCTGCGGGTGTCGAGCGCCTTTTCGACTTCTTCGGGAAGTGAAATATTGACGATGAATAGTTGCGGAATATCGAGTCCGTATTCATCGTCAACCCGTTCAACGGCTGCCTCGCGTAGGTCGCCCGAGAGGGCGCGGTAGTTGGCG
Coding sequences within it:
- a CDS encoding SPFH domain-containing protein, which encodes MGLLDKLRGELVDIVEWIDDTNHTLVWRFPRYHNQIKNGAQLIVRPGQTAVFVHRGELADVFEPGHYELTTDNLPILGTLQGWKHGFESPFKSEVYFVRTTQITDLKWGTPNPIMLRDPDFGPIRLRAFGTYTLKAVEPKALLKELVGTDSDFSSDEINELMRSIISEAFATMLGKSQIAALDLAANYRALSGDLREAAVERVDDEYGLDIPQLFIVNISLPEEVEKALDTRSSMGVIGDMSRYQQFQMGKAMTAAAENPAGGGASEGMGLGMGFAMANQMFRGAGQAGSGMPAPPPAPGAVAWHIAVGGETQGPFTAQQLSQGIAAGQVTADSMVWSAGMPAWTTAGQVPALASQFAATPPPPPPPAK
- a CDS encoding thiamine phosphate synthase; the encoded protein is MQQPLTPAAQRVLDRATEIATTGQSSAVAPRHLLRSLLLEESRASEILGGFDVEISTVETVFPDEKSVPPVETTVESALTETVPFDEPSAWAIQEARHLAGIQGRHSEVGTEHLLWGLLVVDSDVSAWLREQGVQREELTQLVDEKTGFSAAPLETDVRIEFSQPNVSQRHNAMRIIDAAANRAREGVRVVEDYVRFISDDAHLSALLKSWRHDFAAAISAIAPHDLAAARDTLSDVGTTISTTAEAQRDSAAEVLQANLKRVQEAVRTLEEYGKILAADLGGQFEQLRYRFYTLEKSILSTLHNQARLAGRNLYLLVSEALCHHGSGPAIREALAGGVSIVQLREKEMPDRQLVEFGRRVRQWTREAGALYIMNDRPDLAVLTDADGVHVGQEELSLKDARRIVGTEKLVGVSTHTIEQARQAVVEGADYIGVGPVFSSTTKQFTDLAGLEFVRQVAAEITLPWYAIGGITADNIAQVAEAGATRVAVSSAVCSKENSQTAASQLMTALSNNR